One region of Chloroflexota bacterium genomic DNA includes:
- a CDS encoding extracellular solute-binding protein, producing MRNARRLTRRSLLGASTIGSAGLVLAACGQVQMTGEPMEQAADAPKEEAEQPQMMEHAPVVALLISQREDTIAKTAATLELFDTEHPEVDIAWKLGYPPGELPALLAAGSPPDVCWWGVAPHQVADIVRDHRPILAAHGVDIDEIVEPVIKGNTWQGKLLGVPYGLNTTSIFYNKDQFAAAGLNPPTDDTTWEQVLNDADALTAHLNQGQEKKTAWGIAMSSYIPQYLPFVYGGMLDEDGELAADREIVLHMVQMIKDAWTRREAAPGPNNEDIDLSRFAIAAFGRQQLSQVIFGTWGIVPTREAAEFGFDSIEPPYLEIGGGRTRGAFMGQEEHFVLDSSTNPDAETLVVWFVKSTHQEWMGQRGHAIPVHIPSQHSFGPPEDNPHPANQLSFARSAGYATPFWPHPAYRSFTGALNTHLRPHFREEDNLTSEEAVENSFAALEQAIEDWKKENA from the coding sequence ATGAGAAATGCCCGACGATTGACGCGGCGTAGCCTACTTGGCGCGTCGACTATCGGCTCCGCCGGACTTGTCTTGGCTGCCTGCGGCCAGGTGCAGATGACGGGTGAGCCCATGGAACAGGCGGCAGATGCCCCGAAAGAGGAGGCAGAGCAGCCGCAGATGATGGAGCACGCGCCCGTCGTCGCGTTGCTCATCAGCCAGCGTGAGGATACGATCGCCAAGACGGCGGCCACGCTGGAGCTCTTCGATACGGAACATCCCGAAGTCGACATTGCTTGGAAGCTGGGCTATCCGCCGGGAGAACTGCCGGCGCTCTTGGCAGCCGGTTCACCGCCGGACGTGTGCTGGTGGGGCGTGGCGCCGCATCAGGTGGCCGACATCGTCCGGGACCACCGTCCGATCCTGGCGGCACACGGCGTAGATATTGACGAGATCGTGGAACCGGTAATCAAGGGCAATACCTGGCAGGGCAAACTGCTCGGCGTGCCGTACGGCTTGAACACCACGAGCATCTTCTACAACAAAGATCAATTCGCTGCCGCCGGCCTCAATCCCCCGACAGACGACACCACGTGGGAGCAGGTCCTCAACGATGCCGATGCCTTGACGGCGCACCTCAACCAGGGGCAGGAAAAGAAGACCGCCTGGGGTATCGCCATGAGTTCTTATATTCCACAGTACTTGCCGTTCGTCTATGGCGGCATGCTCGATGAGGACGGCGAACTCGCCGCTGACCGCGAGATTGTGCTCCACATGGTGCAAATGATCAAGGATGCCTGGACCCGGCGGGAAGCGGCGCCAGGGCCGAACAACGAAGATATCGACCTGAGCCGCTTTGCCATCGCGGCATTCGGCAGACAGCAACTCAGCCAGGTGATCTTCGGTACCTGGGGTATCGTGCCGACACGGGAAGCGGCCGAATTCGGGTTCGATTCCATCGAGCCACCCTACCTCGAAATTGGCGGCGGACGCACCCGCGGCGCGTTCATGGGTCAGGAAGAGCACTTTGTCCTAGACAGCAGCACGAATCCGGATGCGGAGACGCTTGTGGTCTGGTTCGTCAAATCCACCCATCAAGAGTGGATGGGGCAGCGCGGCCACGCCATCCCCGTGCACATCCCATCACAGCATTCCTTCGGCCCGCCGGAAGACAACCCGCACCCGGCCAATCAACTGTCATTCGCTCGCAGCGCGGGCTATGCCACGCCATTCTGGCCTCACCCGGCGTACCGCAGTTTCACCGGCGCCCTCAATACGCACCTGCGGCCGCATTTCCGGGAAGAGGACAATCTGACGTCGGAAGAGGCGGTCGAAAACTCCTTCGCGGCGCTCGAGCAGGCCATCGAGGACTGGAAGAAGGAGAACGCATAG
- a CDS encoding nucleoside phosphorylase, which yields MPFPNFPNKHREEAFITPEAAVAHFVTDDPPLPFPEAVIFCYQSSLLTHILDRHETAGIERGTYRHLHWLQETENRVAVAGGFGVGAPAVVLVLEALIVQGVRRFLTIGTAGSLQRHVGIGDIVVCDRAVRDEGTSHHYLPPEKYAHASPAMTSRLVAALQTADIAHSVGTSWTTDAPYRETTAEVQHYQAEGVLTVEMEAAALFAVAAYRGVEMGSLLTISDSLADLTWDPQFRSDTTREGLETLYQVALQALQAASD from the coding sequence ATGCCGTTTCCGAATTTTCCCAACAAACACCGGGAAGAGGCCTTCATCACGCCGGAAGCCGCGGTTGCGCACTTTGTGACAGACGACCCGCCGCTGCCGTTTCCGGAAGCCGTCATCTTCTGCTACCAGTCTTCATTGCTGACACACATTCTGGATCGGCATGAGACCGCTGGTATCGAGCGGGGAACTTATCGTCATCTCCACTGGCTGCAGGAAACCGAGAACCGCGTGGCGGTTGCCGGTGGCTTTGGCGTAGGAGCGCCCGCTGTGGTACTGGTGCTGGAAGCATTGATCGTGCAAGGAGTCCGGCGTTTCCTTACTATCGGCACCGCCGGCAGCCTGCAGCGGCATGTGGGCATTGGCGATATCGTCGTTTGCGACCGCGCAGTTCGCGATGAAGGCACGTCCCACCACTACTTGCCGCCGGAAAAGTACGCCCATGCCTCGCCCGCCATGACCAGTCGGCTGGTAGCGGCGCTCCAGACCGCAGATATAGCGCATAGCGTCGGCACAAGCTGGACTACCGACGCGCCCTATCGTGAAACCACCGCCGAGGTGCAACACTACCAAGCGGAGGGTGTCCTGACGGTCGAGATGGAGGCCGCGGCGCTCTTTGCCGTGGCGGCGTACCGGGGCGTGGAGATGGGCTCACTGCTGACAATCAGCGATTCTCTTGCCGATCTGACCTGGGACCCGCAATTCCGCTCCGACACCACGCGGGAGGGTCTGGAAACGCTCTATCAAGTGGCGCTCCAGGCGCTACAAGCTGCATCCGACTAG
- a CDS encoding amidohydrolase family protein — protein sequence MVIDCHAHLSGDHTGITRIWGSSDAALLAAADRVGIDMSCASILTTAMPAPLADFQECNRQMAAATQQFPGKVRGYCYVNPGYTRESLWEIRHYVEEHDFMGVKLYNEYKCTDPILFPIVELTIELGVPILHHAGHPHHPIPSQPNISDSGDLAALATRYPEAVLICAHIGGGGDWEWTIKAARATPNIYLDTSGSVFDSDMVQTAVRVVGAERVLFGCDTSFTAGIGKLRAAPLTEEQRALIMGGNMARILAMRKA from the coding sequence ATGGTCATTGACTGTCATGCGCATCTGAGCGGGGACCACACCGGCATCACGCGCATTTGGGGCTCTAGCGACGCTGCGCTGCTTGCTGCCGCCGACCGCGTGGGCATCGACATGAGCTGTGCCTCAATTCTGACCACGGCTATGCCCGCCCCGCTGGCGGACTTCCAGGAGTGCAACCGGCAAATGGCCGCCGCGACTCAACAGTTCCCCGGCAAAGTGCGCGGCTATTGCTACGTGAACCCCGGCTACACGCGGGAATCCTTGTGGGAGATCCGGCACTACGTGGAAGAGCACGACTTCATGGGCGTCAAGCTCTACAACGAATACAAATGCACCGATCCCATCCTCTTTCCCATTGTTGAACTGACAATAGAACTCGGCGTGCCAATTCTGCATCACGCCGGGCATCCGCACCACCCGATACCCAGCCAGCCCAACATCTCCGATAGCGGGGACCTCGCCGCATTGGCCACACGTTACCCCGAGGCCGTGCTGATCTGCGCTCACATCGGAGGCGGCGGCGACTGGGAGTGGACGATAAAGGCGGCCCGCGCTACACCAAACATCTACCTCGATACAAGTGGCAGCGTCTTCGATAGCGACATGGTGCAGACGGCCGTGCGGGTCGTTGGCGCAGAGCGTGTGCTCTTTGGGTGCGATACGTCGTTCACCGCCGGGATCGGCAAGCTGCGGGCGGCGCCCCTGACAGAGGAACAGCGCGCGCTCATCATGGGCGGCAACATGGCGCGCATTCTGGCAATGCGCAAGGCCTAG
- a CDS encoding isochorismatase family protein has translation MPNLELRTRFLIHEPRTIELPYREEHFGFKHASVSIPPSQAAIVLVDCWDEPTIESHGERSAQICRDLIRPLLDACRGLGIAVVHAPSPPVARKFPQWLRYAGDSELNPPPKAVSDWPPPDFALRQGAWANLEAHYGEEWLPLRRQHDEIRSIDRAVWPADEDFVIATGDQLHRLCRDGRIRYLFYAGFAANYCVPHRDYGVFAMRERGYCIIMLRDCTTSIGAPGLPHNLCTEEVFHHLESRSLAGSITAKEFAAAAESVMAATKAD, from the coding sequence ATGCCGAACCTGGAATTGCGTACCCGCTTCCTCATCCACGAACCGCGCACTATCGAATTGCCCTACCGGGAAGAGCACTTTGGCTTCAAGCACGCCTCCGTGAGTATTCCGCCTTCCCAGGCTGCCATCGTGCTGGTAGACTGCTGGGACGAGCCGACCATCGAGAGTCACGGCGAGCGCTCCGCCCAGATTTGCCGAGACCTCATCCGGCCCCTGCTTGATGCGTGCCGCGGGCTGGGTATCGCCGTGGTACATGCGCCCTCGCCGCCGGTGGCACGGAAGTTCCCGCAGTGGTTGCGCTACGCGGGCGATAGCGAACTCAATCCGCCGCCAAAGGCCGTCTCAGACTGGCCGCCGCCGGACTTCGCGTTGCGGCAAGGCGCGTGGGCAAACCTGGAAGCGCACTATGGCGAGGAGTGGCTGCCGCTGCGCCGTCAACATGACGAGATTCGGTCTATCGACCGCGCCGTGTGGCCCGCCGATGAGGACTTCGTGATCGCGACGGGCGATCAACTGCACCGCCTCTGCCGTGACGGGCGCATTCGCTACCTCTTCTACGCAGGCTTTGCCGCCAACTACTGTGTGCCCCACCGCGACTACGGCGTCTTCGCCATGCGCGAGCGCGGCTACTGCATCATCATGCTGCGGGACTGCACGACGAGCATCGGCGCACCCGGCCTGCCGCACAATCTCTGCACGGAGGAGGTGTTTCATCACCTTGAGTCGCGCAGCCTTGCGGGGTCGATTACGGCGAAGGAGTTCGCGGCAGCGGCGGAATCCGTGATGGCAGCAACCAAGGCAGACTAG
- the glpK gene encoding glycerol kinase GlpK, translating to MNDYILALDQGTTSSRAILFDVEGQIVASAGQELPQIYPQAGWVEHDPSAIWQTQYACIQAVLKETAVAPEQIAAVGITNQRETSLAWQRSTGVPLGNAIVWQCRRTAGRCQELEAQGLADTVRQKTGLVLDAYFSGPKFEWILQNVPRARELAVRNDLCLGTVDSWLIAQLTGHAQHVTDPTNASRTMLYDIHARDWDAGLLALFGISRAAMPQVVPSSGVVGHTDPAVFGAATPIAGIAGDQQAALFGQTCWQPGHAKNTYGTGCFLLSHTGDEATPSETGLLTTVAASADAPAYALEGSVFVAGAAIQWLRDKLGVIATAGESEDLARQVPNTGGVVVVPAFTGLGTPYWDPEARGTILGLTLGSTKAHVVRATLESIAFQTRDVVQTMQAESGVALQELRADGGAVANDLLMQTQADLLGIPVVVPAVTETTALGAAYLAGLGVGYWPDAAAVAAQWRVARRYEPQISADERESRYATWRRAVERSRQWAAT from the coding sequence GTGAACGACTACATTCTCGCCCTCGACCAAGGCACCACTTCCTCCCGCGCCATCCTATTTGATGTCGAAGGGCAGATCGTCGCCAGCGCAGGCCAAGAGCTGCCGCAAATCTACCCGCAGGCAGGCTGGGTAGAGCACGACCCTAGCGCCATCTGGCAAACGCAGTATGCGTGCATCCAAGCCGTACTGAAAGAGACGGCTGTCGCGCCCGAGCAGATTGCGGCCGTCGGCATCACCAACCAGCGGGAGACGAGCCTCGCCTGGCAACGGTCCACCGGCGTGCCGTTGGGCAACGCCATCGTCTGGCAATGCCGTCGCACGGCGGGGCGTTGCCAAGAGCTGGAGGCGCAGGGTCTGGCCGATACTGTCCGGCAGAAGACCGGCCTGGTGCTGGATGCCTACTTTTCGGGTCCCAAGTTCGAGTGGATTCTGCAAAACGTCCCGCGCGCTCGCGAATTGGCGGTACGGAACGACCTCTGTCTGGGCACCGTGGACTCTTGGCTCATTGCGCAGCTTACGGGACACGCCCAGCACGTGACCGATCCCACCAACGCCTCCCGCACCATGCTCTATGACATCCACGCGCGTGACTGGGATGCCGGTTTGCTGGCGCTCTTTGGCATTTCGCGCGCAGCCATGCCGCAGGTGGTACCTTCATCGGGCGTAGTGGGGCACACAGATCCGGCGGTGTTTGGCGCTGCCACTCCGATTGCCGGCATTGCGGGCGATCAGCAAGCGGCGCTCTTCGGCCAGACCTGCTGGCAGCCCGGTCACGCCAAGAATACGTACGGCACCGGTTGCTTTCTGCTCTCGCACACCGGCGACGAGGCCACGCCTTCGGAAACCGGACTGCTTACGACGGTGGCAGCCTCTGCGGACGCCCCTGCCTATGCGCTGGAAGGTTCGGTTTTCGTGGCCGGAGCCGCAATTCAGTGGCTGCGCGACAAGCTGGGCGTCATCGCCACCGCGGGGGAGAGCGAGGATCTGGCGCGGCAAGTACCTAATACTGGTGGAGTAGTAGTGGTGCCCGCATTCACCGGTCTCGGCACGCCGTATTGGGACCCCGAGGCGCGGGGGACTATCCTTGGCCTGACACTGGGCTCTACCAAGGCCCACGTTGTCCGCGCAACCCTGGAATCCATAGCATTTCAGACTCGCGACGTGGTACAGACGATGCAGGCGGAGTCCGGCGTGGCGCTGCAGGAACTGCGCGCTGACGGCGGCGCGGTGGCCAACGATCTCCTCATGCAGACCCAAGCCGATCTGCTCGGCATCCCCGTAGTCGTGCCTGCGGTGACGGAGACCACGGCACTGGGCGCGGCGTACTTGGCTGGACTGGGCGTGGGCTATTGGCCGGATGCCGCTGCGGTGGCGGCGCAGTGGCGGGTCGCGCGACGGTATGAGCCCCAAATCAGTGCCGACGAGCGCGAATCCCGCTATGCCACCTGGCGACGCGCGGTGGAACGCTCCCGCCAGTGGGCAGCAACCTAA
- a CDS encoding DUF3604 domain-containing protein: protein MPPEYDAATLREYCGTVALEPTADVVAGSWGTWTFTFTVGKYGMDDRSNLRLVMRGVCDWGAPDFDDPTAPNYCRIHTDSNAKLQVHFDRENHVRPWRRTIHVHVHDGTLAAGEKIWIVLGDPSGGSPGSQAQTFVESTFEFKFFADNFGTLQFRELPDAPVVRIVAGPAASLVAQAPSMVGVGEEFDVRVRADDAWGNTASGFRGEVGLYWPHHAEPLASHSFSQDDGGIYCFTGLELNETGIARLEARSESPAFSVLSNPIHVQNDPPDLRLYWGDMHAQTEETVGTGSPDEYFTYARYHAGVDFLGIQGNDFQVTAEFWYELQEIVKRYNDPGRFLTLLGYEWSGNHPAGGDHNVHFLGDEGPLHRSSHWQVPGDPGPWEDMCPVSRLVDRYRGLDDVFMIPHIGGRRANLDYFDSEVMPLIEIASAHGWFEWVWQEALERGYITGFAAGSDDHTGRPGTSRPTNGGMFGVRGGLLGAYAPELQRRSIWDAIRARHTFATTGARMIVHMTADGHLQGEVFSSSQPPELNVHVAGTAPLEKVEVLRGTEPVYSHPLVEPESGIPRKVRVGWRGSRVKDRTRRLRWDGSLRVEKGRIVAAKGWAFDDPTEGVVDWNEESVRWVSQTSGDWDGIALEIVGDADTTLHFSSAPATFSVRLDELANCSEIVRPGNTGVGSEVRISRDDGDRAPLDAAFTFQDPEPLQQDLTPFFVRVTQYDGEMAWCSPVFVKKA, encoded by the coding sequence ATGCCACCGGAATATGATGCAGCGACGTTGCGGGAGTACTGCGGCACGGTCGCGCTTGAGCCGACCGCCGATGTGGTGGCCGGGTCGTGGGGCACGTGGACGTTCACCTTTACCGTTGGCAAATACGGTATGGACGACCGCTCCAATCTGCGGTTGGTGATGCGGGGCGTGTGCGACTGGGGCGCGCCAGACTTCGACGACCCCACCGCGCCGAATTACTGCCGCATCCATACCGACAGCAACGCCAAATTGCAGGTGCACTTCGACCGCGAAAACCACGTGCGCCCCTGGCGGCGCACCATCCACGTGCATGTGCACGACGGCACGCTGGCGGCGGGAGAAAAAATCTGGATCGTGCTTGGCGACCCCTCGGGGGGCAGTCCCGGCAGCCAGGCGCAGACGTTCGTGGAGAGCACGTTCGAGTTCAAGTTCTTTGCCGACAACTTCGGCACCTTGCAGTTCCGCGAGCTGCCGGACGCGCCGGTAGTGCGCATTGTGGCGGGCCCGGCGGCGAGTTTGGTGGCGCAAGCGCCGAGCATGGTGGGCGTAGGCGAGGAATTTGACGTGCGCGTGCGCGCCGACGACGCCTGGGGCAATACGGCGAGCGGTTTTCGCGGTGAGGTCGGCCTGTACTGGCCGCACCACGCCGAGCCGCTGGCGAGCCACTCCTTCAGCCAAGACGATGGTGGGATTTATTGCTTCACCGGCCTAGAGCTTAACGAGACCGGCATTGCACGCCTGGAGGCCCGCAGTGAAAGTCCGGCGTTCTCTGTCCTCAGCAATCCCATCCACGTGCAGAACGATCCACCCGACCTCCGCCTCTACTGGGGCGACATGCACGCCCAGACCGAAGAGACCGTGGGCACGGGCAGTCCGGACGAGTACTTCACCTACGCCCGCTACCATGCGGGAGTCGACTTCCTGGGTATACAGGGCAACGACTTCCAGGTCACCGCTGAGTTCTGGTATGAGCTGCAGGAGATCGTGAAGCGCTACAACGACCCCGGTCGCTTTCTCACGCTGCTCGGCTACGAGTGGTCGGGCAACCATCCGGCAGGCGGCGACCACAACGTGCACTTTCTCGGCGATGAAGGCCCGCTGCACCGCTCGTCTCACTGGCAGGTGCCGGGTGATCCGGGGCCGTGGGAGGATATGTGTCCGGTTTCAAGGCTTGTTGACCGCTATCGAGGCCTGGACGATGTCTTCATGATTCCCCACATCGGCGGACGGCGCGCGAACCTCGACTATTTTGATTCGGAAGTCATGCCCTTGATCGAAATCGCCTCGGCCCACGGCTGGTTCGAGTGGGTGTGGCAGGAGGCGCTGGAGCGCGGCTACATCACCGGTTTTGCCGCCGGCAGCGACGACCACACCGGTCGTCCCGGCACCAGCCGTCCCACCAACGGCGGCATGTTCGGCGTGCGCGGCGGACTGCTCGGCGCATACGCCCCCGAACTCCAGCGCCGCTCGATTTGGGACGCAATCCGCGCCCGGCATACCTTTGCCACAACCGGCGCGCGCATGATCGTCCACATGACCGCCGATGGGCACCTGCAGGGTGAAGTCTTCAGTTCCAGCCAGCCGCCGGAACTCAACGTGCATGTGGCCGGCACCGCGCCCTTGGAAAAAGTGGAGGTGCTGCGCGGCACAGAGCCGGTTTACTCCCATCCCCTGGTGGAGCCGGAGAGCGGTATCCCCCGAAAAGTCCGCGTCGGCTGGCGCGGCTCCCGCGTGAAAGACCGCACCCGCCGCCTGCGCTGGGACGGCAGCCTACGCGTGGAAAAAGGCCGCATAGTGGCGGCCAAGGGCTGGGCATTCGACGATCCGACGGAAGGCGTTGTGGATTGGAACGAAGAAAGCGTGCGCTGGGTCTCGCAGACCTCCGGCGACTGGGACGGCATCGCGCTGGAAATTGTGGGCGATGCCGATACGACGCTGCACTTCTCCTCTGCGCCTGCCACGTTTTCGGTGCGACTTGATGAACTGGCCAATTGCAGCGAAATCGTACGACCCGGTAACACCGGCGTCGGCAGCGAGGTCCGCATCAGCCGCGATGACGGGGACCGCGCACCCTTAGATGCGGCTTTCACCTTCCAGGACCCCGAGCCGTTGCAGCAGGACCTTACGCCCTTTTTCGTCCGCGTCACCCAATACGACGGCGAAATGGCCTGGTGCAGTCCGGTGTTCGTCAAGAAAGCGTGA
- a CDS encoding integrase core domain-containing protein, with translation MRDNSSDKTIERNFMQKWRFLISEYELVKAKQHPQFRFLQDFYAFHGTSRQTFAKYYNRFLQLRSDDALLPRKRGPKWKSRRTLPYIEQKVLEQRRKGINRYEIYAILKPVLKAHTPSPSTIYAISRRHGLNRLKPAMKQAKRTIIKTRAGELGHLDCHYLSRDLLVNSSQRYYLVSVLDAADFSPSTRLAWAEVVPDLKSLSVMFAALKSLNLLNAEYDCFCEAEDGIQFEAILTDNGPEVAARTKPAQHPFERMLLELGIKHRYTRPYRPQTNGKIERFWRTLNDDLIEGTTFENLAQFQDELMQYLLYYNTERPHQGLNGHTPLQALQNLSTN, from the coding sequence ATGCGGGACAATAGTAGTGACAAGACCATCGAACGCAACTTCATGCAGAAATGGCGCTTCCTCATCTCGGAATACGAACTGGTCAAGGCCAAGCAGCATCCCCAGTTCCGCTTCCTGCAGGACTTCTATGCGTTCCATGGTACCAGCCGGCAGACCTTCGCCAAGTACTACAACCGTTTTCTTCAATTGCGCAGCGACGACGCCCTGCTGCCGCGCAAGCGCGGCCCCAAGTGGAAGAGCCGGCGCACCTTGCCCTACATCGAGCAGAAAGTGCTGGAGCAACGCCGCAAGGGCATCAACCGCTATGAGATCTATGCCATACTCAAGCCAGTACTCAAAGCGCACACGCCGTCCCCCTCAACCATCTATGCTATCAGCAGACGCCATGGGCTCAACCGCCTGAAACCGGCCATGAAACAAGCCAAGCGCACCATCATCAAGACCCGCGCGGGCGAACTGGGGCATCTGGACTGCCATTACCTCAGCCGCGACCTGCTGGTGAACAGCTCCCAGCGCTACTACCTGGTCTCCGTGCTGGACGCCGCGGACTTCAGTCCGAGCACTCGTCTGGCCTGGGCTGAGGTGGTGCCTGACCTCAAGAGCCTCAGTGTCATGTTCGCTGCCCTCAAGAGCCTCAACCTGCTCAATGCCGAGTACGACTGCTTCTGCGAAGCAGAAGACGGCATCCAGTTCGAGGCCATCCTCACCGACAACGGTCCTGAAGTGGCGGCACGGACGAAGCCGGCGCAGCACCCCTTCGAGCGCATGCTGCTGGAGCTCGGCATCAAACACCGCTACACCCGGCCCTACCGACCCCAGACCAACGGCAAGATCGAACGCTTCTGGCGCACACTCAATGACGACCTGATCGAAGGCACGACGTTCGAGAACCTGGCCCAGTTCCAGGATGAACTGATGCAATACCTCCTGTACTACAACACGGAAAGACCACACCAAGGCCTGAACGGGCATACGCCTCTTCAAGCCCTGCAAAATCTGTCAACGAATTAG
- a CDS encoding polyribonucleotide nucleotidyltransferase yields MIHKVEADHAGRELSIETGRFAEQASGSVTIRCGDTILLVTVTGSKPREGIDFFPLSVDVEEKYYAVGRIPGGYLRREGRPSDDCVLAARLCDRPLRPLFPKDYRNEVQVIITILSADQENATDVMGIVGASAALCISDIPFGGPVGAVRVGRINGEFVINPLMSQFEESDLDLVIAGTRDAVMMVEAEAGQLPETEMLAALERGHEALQETIAMQEELISKISKAKHEYVPHGPSDKLVAQVQAQVADKIAAAFGRPDKAEREEQLSAITADTVAALGEEHGQEHVADAVQSAVKKHVRNEILHEGKRPDGRGPAEIRPLSAEVGVLPRTHGTGLFQRGQTQALSITTLGSIGDAQPLYGLEIADSRPFMHHYNFPPFSTGETGRLGSPRRREIGHGRLAERAIAQVLPSQEEFPYTIRVVSEVLSSNGSTSMASTCGSSLALMDAGVPISAPVGGIAMGLVLGDEGEYAILTDIQGIEDALGDMDFKVAGTAKGVTALQMDIKVSGITFAIMEQALGQARDARLEVLNVMTEALPEPRTELSDYAPRLESLKINPEKIGDVIGPGGKIIRKIQEETESKIDIADDGTIVVTGESKDGVEKAVETIRNMTTELEVGAIFTGTVSRIMNAGVFVKLPDGRREGLVRMSELAEDYVERAEDIADIGDEVMVMVVEIDYQGRVNLSRRAVLEGSHPSDRPPSSRGERGGGDRGRGQSSDRRGPPRGGRGPRRFDRERPTAGADRDRAPAGAEGDRDRGGERDTSQNEGNDGSSGSSGRKW; encoded by the coding sequence ATGATTCACAAGGTAGAGGCAGACCACGCCGGTCGTGAGCTTAGCATCGAGACCGGGCGGTTTGCCGAGCAGGCGAGCGGCAGCGTCACTATCCGTTGCGGCGACACGATACTTCTGGTCACGGTCACGGGCTCTAAGCCCCGCGAGGGGATCGATTTCTTTCCTCTCTCCGTAGATGTGGAAGAGAAATACTACGCCGTAGGCAGGATTCCCGGCGGGTACTTGCGGCGTGAGGGACGGCCCAGCGACGATTGCGTGCTGGCGGCGCGGCTGTGCGACCGCCCGTTGCGGCCCCTTTTCCCAAAGGACTACCGCAACGAGGTGCAGGTGATTATCACCATCCTCAGCGCGGACCAGGAAAATGCCACGGACGTCATGGGCATTGTCGGCGCGTCCGCGGCGCTCTGCATTTCGGATATCCCCTTTGGCGGGCCGGTAGGCGCGGTGCGCGTGGGACGCATCAACGGCGAGTTCGTCATCAATCCGCTCATGTCGCAATTCGAGGAAAGCGACCTCGATCTCGTCATCGCGGGCACCCGCGACGCCGTGATGATGGTGGAAGCCGAGGCCGGCCAGTTGCCCGAGACCGAGATGCTCGCGGCGTTGGAGCGCGGGCATGAGGCCCTGCAAGAGACCATCGCCATGCAGGAAGAGCTCATCAGCAAGATCAGCAAGGCCAAGCACGAGTATGTTCCTCACGGCCCATCGGACAAACTCGTCGCGCAGGTGCAGGCGCAGGTAGCGGACAAGATCGCCGCGGCATTTGGGCGACCGGACAAGGCGGAGCGCGAGGAGCAGCTTTCGGCAATCACCGCCGACACCGTGGCAGCCCTGGGCGAGGAGCATGGCCAAGAGCACGTGGCCGACGCGGTGCAGTCTGCCGTCAAGAAGCACGTGCGCAACGAAATCTTGCATGAGGGCAAACGTCCCGACGGACGCGGCCCGGCGGAGATCCGGCCGCTGTCCGCCGAGGTTGGCGTGCTGCCCCGCACCCATGGCACCGGACTTTTCCAGCGCGGTCAGACCCAAGCGCTGAGCATTACAACGCTCGGCTCGATTGGCGACGCCCAGCCGCTCTACGGTCTCGAAATCGCAGATTCCAGGCCGTTCATGCACCACTACAACTTTCCGCCCTTCAGCACCGGTGAAACCGGACGTTTGGGATCGCCGCGCAGGCGTGAGATCGGCCACGGCCGGCTCGCCGAGCGTGCGATCGCACAGGTGCTGCCCTCGCAGGAGGAGTTTCCTTATACCATTCGCGTAGTCTCCGAAGTGCTTTCGTCGAACGGTTCAACCAGCATGGCTTCTACCTGCGGCAGTTCGCTGGCGCTCATGGATGCCGGGGTTCCCATTTCAGCGCCGGTAGGCGGCATCGCGATGGGTCTGGTATTGGGGGATGAAGGAGAATACGCAATTCTCACCGATATCCAGGGCATCGAGGATGCCCTCGGCGACATGGACTTCAAAGTGGCGGGCACCGCGAAGGGTGTCACCGCGCTGCAGATGGATATCAAGGTGTCGGGCATCACTTTCGCCATCATGGAGCAGGCATTGGGGCAGGCGCGCGACGCTCGCCTGGAGGTGCTCAACGTGATGACGGAAGCTCTGCCGGAACCTCGTACCGAGCTGTCCGATTATGCGCCGCGGCTCGAGTCGCTTAAGATCAATCCGGAGAAGATCGGCGACGTGATCGGCCCCGGCGGTAAGATAATCCGTAAGATCCAAGAAGAGACCGAGTCGAAGATAGACATTGCCGATGACGGCACCATCGTCGTGACCGGCGAGTCCAAGGATGGTGTCGAAAAGGCGGTAGAGACCATCCGCAATATGACCACCGAACTCGAGGTCGGCGCAATCTTTACCGGCACGGTATCGCGCATCATGAATGCCGGCGTTTTTGTGAAGCTACCCGACGGCCGGCGCGAAGGCCTGGTGCGCATGAGCGAACTGGCTGAGGACTACGTGGAACGCGCCGAAGACATTGCCGACATCGGCGATGAAGTCATGGTGATGGTGGTTGAGATCGATTACCAGGGCCGCGTGAACCTTTCTCGCCGCGCGGTGTTGGAAGGAAGCCATCCCTCCGATCGCCCGCCTTCAAGCCGTGGCGAACGGGGCGGCGGAGATAGAGGACGAGGTCAATCATCCGATCGGCGCGGCCCGCCTCGCGGCGGCCGAGGCCCGCGACGCTTTGACCGCGAGCGCCCGACTGCAGGTGCAGACCGAGACCGCGCGCCCGCGGGAGCCGAGGGAGATCGTGACCGCGGCGGTGAACGCGACACGTCCCAAAACGAGGGCAACGACGGTTCGTCGGGAAGCTCGGGGAGAAAGTGGTAG